The following proteins are encoded in a genomic region of bacterium:
- a CDS encoding alpha-glucosidase/alpha-galactosidase (catalyses the hydrolysis of terminal non-reducing alpha-D-galactose residues in alpha-D-galactosides): MKIAFVGGGSVQWTTKLVTDMALNATLAGSEIVLHDINADALDLMTRASRRIVEQVHGRMTITSTLDRAEALRDATFVLLCVAIGGFDAVRRDLAIPERYEIYQSVGDTVGPGGMIRALRHIPFAVQLAREMERLCPDAWLLNLTNPMTTICRGITRATGIRTVGLCH; the protein is encoded by the coding sequence ATGAAGATCGCGTTTGTCGGGGGAGGCAGCGTCCAGTGGACGACCAAGCTGGTGACCGACATGGCGCTGAACGCGACGCTGGCCGGTTCGGAGATCGTCCTCCACGACATCAACGCCGACGCACTCGATCTGATGACGCGGGCGAGCCGACGCATCGTGGAGCAGGTGCACGGGCGCATGACGATCACGAGCACGTTGGACCGCGCGGAGGCGCTGCGGGACGCGACGTTCGTGTTGCTGTGCGTGGCCATCGGCGGGTTCGACGCGGTGCGTCGCGATCTGGCCATTCCGGAGCGCTACGAGATCTACCAATCGGTGGGGGACACGGTCGGGCCCGGCGGCATGATCCGTGCGCTGCGGCACATCCCGTTCGCGGTCCAACTCGCGCGCGAGATGGAGCGCCTCTGCCCGGACGCGTGGCTGCTGAACCTGACCAACCCGATGACGACGATCTGCCGAGGGATCACGCGCGCGACGGGCATCCGCACCGTCGGGCTGTGCCACG